From a single Piliocolobus tephrosceles isolate RC106 chromosome 21, ASM277652v3, whole genome shotgun sequence genomic region:
- the DAND5 gene encoding DAN domain family member 5, with protein MPLTRQQGRLLVTLSPVLDGQTDGRTEKQMLLGQLTTLLCLLSGALPTGSGRPEPQALRPQSWAAANQTWALGPGSPPPLVPAPALRSWKAFLGLQKARQLGMGRLQRGQDEVAAVTLPLNPQEVTQGMCKAVPFVQVFSRPGCSATRLRNRLCFGHCSSLYIPGSDPTPLVLCNSCMPARKHSAPVVLWCHTGSSASRRRVKITTVLIEGCHCSPKA; from the exons ATGCCACTCACCAGACAGCAGGGTCGACTGCTAGTGACCTTGAGCCCAGTCCTGGACGGACAGACAGACGGACGCACAGAGAAGCAGATGCTCCTTGGCCAGCTAACCACTCTTCTGTGCCTGCTTAGCGGGGCCCTGCCTACAGGCTCAGGGAGGCCTGAACCCCAGGCTCTCAGACCTCAGTCCTGGGCTGCAGCCAATCAGACCTGGGctctgggcccagggtccccgcCCCCACTGGTGCCAGCTCCTGCTCTTAGGAGCTGGAAGGCCTTCTTGGGCCTGCAGAAAGCCAGGCAGCTGGGGATGGGCAGGCTGCAGCGTGGGCAGGACGAGGTGGCTGCTGTGACTCTGCCACTGAACCCTCAGGAAGTGACCCAGGGGATGTGTAAGGCTGTGCCCTTTGTTCAG GTGTTCTCCCGGCCCGGCTGCTCAGCCACGCGCCTCCGAAATCGCCTCTGCTTTGGTCATTGCTCCTCTCTCTACATCCCTGGCTCGGACCCCACCCCACTAGTCCTGTGCAACAGCTGTATGCCTGCTCGCAAACATTCGGCACCTGTGGTGCTGTGGTGTCACACTGGCAGCTCAGCCTCCCGTCGACGGGTGAAGATAACCACCGTGCTGATCGAGGGGTGTCATTGCAGCCCGAAAGCATGA